The following proteins are co-located in the Streptomyces sp. DT2A-34 genome:
- a CDS encoding nuclear transport factor 2 family protein, with product MPADDHLGLQLRQPVERGQRAGHRADFAGYAATFTEDGEFKHSPALPAAHTRAGIIAVLEDFHQKFDARKIQRRHWFNHVAVDQAPDGSITATSYCLVLTVHADVKEPEFGPSCVVHDVLVRGENDELLLRSRHVTHDHVFPG from the coding sequence GTGCCCGCCGACGACCACCTCGGGCTCCAGCTCCGCCAGCCGGTCGAGCGCGGCCAGCGTGCCGGCCACCGAGCCGACTTCGCCGGCTACGCCGCGACCTTCACCGAGGACGGCGAGTTCAAGCACTCCCCGGCCCTGCCCGCAGCCCACACCCGTGCCGGGATCATCGCCGTCCTGGAGGACTTCCACCAGAAGTTCGACGCCCGCAAGATCCAGCGCCGGCACTGGTTCAACCACGTGGCCGTGGACCAGGCCCCCGACGGCTCGATCACAGCGACGAGCTACTGCCTGGTCCTCACCGTCCACGCCGACGTCAAGGAGCCCGAGTTCGGCCCGAGCTGCGTCGTCCACGACGTCCTGGTCCGAGGCGAGAACGACGAACTGCTCCTGCGCTCCCGCCATGTCACCCACGACCACGTCTTCCCCGGCTGA
- a CDS encoding S8 family peptidase: protein MAVMRNSRRDTRRRLAALSAAATAVLTASLVSALPAAAAPEGRIQYAGAVNAVADSYLVNLKADHARSGSEAGRALVEKYGADIERTYRKALNGYAIEASEAEAKALAADPAVASVVQNRTFSIDATQTNPPSWGLDRADQRNLPLNSSYTYPDSAGQGVTAYVIDTGVRITHSDFGGRASYGYDAIDNDNTAQDGNGHGTHVAGTVAGSSYGVAKKAKIVGVRVLNNSGSGTTAQVVAGIDWVARNAVKPAVANMSLGGGADTALDTAVRNAIASGVTFAVAAGNESTNASTRSPARVTEAITVGATTSTDAKASYSNYGSVLDLFAPGSSITSTWNTGDSATNTISGTSMATPHVAGAAALHLAANPSATPSQVSSALTSAATTGVVTSPGTGSPNRLLYVGGGTTTPPGPRFENTADYTISDNSTVESPVTVSGVSGNAPSALAVEVHIVHTYIGDLQVQLIAPDGTAYTLKSYGTGGSSDNINTTYSVNASSEAANGTWKLRVSDNANVDTGRIDAWALQF, encoded by the coding sequence ATGGCAGTGATGCGTAACTCCCGAAGAGACACCCGGCGAAGACTGGCCGCCCTCAGTGCCGCGGCCACCGCGGTCCTCACCGCGAGCCTGGTCTCCGCTCTCCCCGCCGCGGCCGCACCCGAGGGCCGCATCCAGTACGCGGGCGCGGTCAACGCCGTGGCCGACAGCTACCTCGTGAACCTCAAGGCGGACCACGCCCGTTCGGGCTCCGAGGCCGGACGCGCCCTGGTCGAGAAGTACGGCGCCGACATCGAGCGGACGTACCGGAAGGCCCTCAACGGCTACGCCATCGAGGCATCCGAGGCCGAGGCCAAGGCACTCGCCGCCGACCCGGCCGTCGCCTCCGTCGTCCAGAACCGCACCTTCAGCATCGACGCGACCCAGACCAACCCGCCCTCCTGGGGCCTGGACCGCGCAGACCAGCGCAACCTCCCCCTGAACAGCTCGTATACATACCCTGACTCGGCCGGCCAGGGCGTGACCGCGTACGTCATCGACACCGGCGTCCGCATCACCCACAGCGACTTCGGCGGCCGTGCCTCCTACGGCTACGACGCCATCGACAACGACAACACCGCCCAGGACGGCAACGGCCACGGCACGCACGTGGCGGGCACCGTCGCCGGATCGTCGTACGGCGTCGCCAAGAAGGCGAAGATCGTCGGCGTCCGCGTACTGAACAACTCCGGCTCCGGTACGACCGCCCAGGTCGTCGCCGGTATCGACTGGGTCGCCCGGAACGCGGTCAAGCCGGCCGTCGCCAACATGTCCCTCGGCGGCGGCGCCGACACCGCCCTCGACACGGCCGTACGCAACGCCATCGCCTCCGGCGTCACCTTCGCCGTCGCGGCCGGCAACGAGTCGACCAACGCCTCCACCAGGTCGCCCGCACGCGTCACCGAGGCCATCACGGTAGGCGCCACCACCAGCACGGACGCCAAGGCGAGCTACTCCAACTACGGCTCGGTCCTGGACCTCTTCGCGCCGGGCTCGTCCATCACGTCGACCTGGAACACCGGCGACTCGGCGACCAACACCATCTCCGGTACGTCGATGGCGACCCCGCACGTAGCGGGCGCGGCCGCGCTCCACCTCGCCGCCAACCCCTCGGCCACCCCGTCCCAGGTCTCCTCGGCCCTGACGTCCGCCGCCACGACCGGCGTAGTCACCAGCCCCGGCACGGGCTCCCCCAACCGACTCCTCTACGTGGGCGGCGGCACCACGACCCCTCCGGGCCCACGTTTCGAGAACACCGCTGACTACACGATCAGCGACAACTCCACGGTCGAGTCCCCGGTGACGGTCTCCGGCGTCTCCGGCAACGCGCCCTCGGCCCTCGCGGTCGAGGTCCACATCGTCCACACGTACATCGGCGACCTCCAGGTCCAGCTGATCGCCCCCGACGGCACGGCGTACACACTCAAGTCGTACGGCACGGGCGGCAGTTCGGACAACATCAACACCACGTACTCGGTGAACGCCTCCTCGGAGGCCGCCAACGGCACGTGGAAACTGCGCGTGAGCGACAACGCGAACGTCGACACCGGACGGATCGACGCCTGGGCGCTCCAGTTCTAG
- a CDS encoding acyl-CoA carboxylase subunit epsilon, translated as MSATAGALGAELRVERGRASAEEIAALTAVLLARAATRPDSAAAHCPDSPAGWRRPERTPGFRAPHSWQESG; from the coding sequence GTGAGCGCGACGGCCGGCGCGCTCGGCGCCGAACTCCGCGTCGAGAGGGGCCGGGCGAGCGCCGAGGAGATAGCGGCCCTCACCGCGGTCCTCCTCGCCCGGGCCGCCACCCGGCCCGACTCCGCCGCGGCGCACTGCCCCGACAGCCCAGCGGGCTGGCGCCGCCCGGAACGCACACCGGGCTTCCGCGCACCGCACAGCTGGCAGGAGTCCGGTTGA
- a CDS encoding DUF4190 domain-containing protein: MSIPPPSGPQQPQGPYAQGQYPPPPYPHGAPGAPGPNAYPYHPYAPYGRPTPVNGVAIGALVLGILCFVPAVGLVLGLIALAQIKKTGERGKGMAIAGSVLSSIGLALWALTLSTVSASDFWEGFTDAAKGEGTAYALAKGDCFDTPTGSLEGEAYDIDEVPCAREHDGEVFAVVTLPGGSFPGDDEVERTADDKCYALQDSYAMDTWAVPDDADVYYLVPSRQSWRVGDREITCLFGSTRENGKLTGSLRGDSTTLDADQIAFLSATNAIDTTLYEEPEEYPEDDLAANRAWAKDVHAELGEQIEALRGRTWPAGAKRPVAELIEEMEDARKDWARAAAATDADTYYTHYDSGYEYVDGPTTVTARKALGLDTTVPTYEDDYDSVDESGSAPGVEV, from the coding sequence GTGTCCATACCTCCGCCCTCCGGCCCCCAGCAGCCACAGGGCCCGTACGCGCAGGGCCAGTACCCCCCGCCGCCGTACCCCCACGGCGCACCCGGCGCCCCGGGACCGAACGCGTACCCGTACCACCCCTACGCCCCCTACGGCCGTCCCACGCCCGTCAACGGCGTCGCCATCGGCGCCCTGGTCCTCGGCATCCTCTGCTTCGTGCCGGCCGTGGGACTGGTGCTGGGCCTGATCGCGCTGGCGCAGATCAAGAAGACGGGCGAGCGCGGCAAGGGCATGGCGATAGCCGGTTCCGTACTGTCCTCCATCGGCCTCGCGCTGTGGGCGCTGACGCTGTCGACAGTCTCGGCCTCCGACTTCTGGGAGGGCTTCACGGACGCCGCGAAGGGCGAGGGCACCGCCTACGCGCTCGCCAAGGGCGACTGCTTCGACACGCCGACCGGCAGCCTGGAGGGCGAGGCCTACGACATCGACGAGGTGCCCTGCGCCCGCGAGCACGACGGCGAGGTGTTCGCCGTCGTCACGCTGCCGGGCGGCTCCTTCCCGGGCGACGACGAGGTCGAGCGGACCGCCGACGACAAGTGTTACGCGCTCCAGGACAGTTACGCCATGGACACCTGGGCCGTACCGGACGACGCGGACGTCTACTACCTCGTCCCGTCCCGGCAGAGCTGGCGCGTCGGCGACCGCGAGATCACCTGCCTGTTCGGCAGCACGCGGGAGAACGGCAAGCTGACCGGCTCGCTGCGCGGCGACTCGACGACCCTCGACGCGGACCAGATCGCCTTCCTCTCCGCGACCAACGCCATCGACACGACGCTGTACGAGGAGCCCGAGGAATACCCCGAGGACGACCTGGCGGCGAACCGGGCCTGGGCGAAGGACGTCCATGCGGAACTCGGCGAACAGATCGAGGCGTTGCGCGGGCGCACCTGGCCGGCCGGTGCGAAGCGGCCGGTCGCCGAGCTGATCGAGGAGATGGAGGACGCCCGCAAGGACTGGGCGCGAGCGGCCGCGGCCACCGACGCCGACACGTACTACACGCACTACGACAGCGGGTACGAGTACGTCGACGGACCCACGACCGTCACGGCGCGCAAAGCTCTGGGTCTGGACACCACCGTGCCGACGTACGAGGACG
- a CDS encoding acyl-CoA carboxylase subunit beta, whose amino-acid sequence MSVTDEVTGEPAGEVTGEHLAGLARIRARAEAGPGEQATRAQHARGKLTPRERIALLLDPGSFQEVEQLRRHRASGFGLEHKRPYTDGVITGWGTVDGRTVFVYAHDFRIFGGSLGEAHAAKIHKIMDMALSAGAPLVSLNDGAGARIQEGVSALAGYGGIFRRDTRASGVIPQISVMLGPCAGGAAYSPALTDFVFMVRETAQMFITGPDVVSAVTGAQLTQNAVGGADVHATTSGVAHFVYEDEETCLAEVRYLLSLLPSNNRQNPPVHPSDDPPNRLTSTLYDLVPQDGNQPYDMHKVIEELVDDGDWLEVHERWARNIVCGLARLDGRVVGIVANQPQTLAGVLDIAASEKAGRFVTMCDACSIPIVTLLDVPGFLPGADQEHGGIIRHGAKLLYAYCNATVPRVSIVLRKAYGGAYIVLDSQSIGADLTFAWPTNEIAVMGAEGAAGVIFRRDMAAADDPDAKRAEMVKQYKSELMHPYYAAERGLVDDVIDPAETREILIRSLAMLRTKHADLPSRKHGNPPQ is encoded by the coding sequence ATGTCCGTGACCGACGAGGTGACCGGTGAGCCGGCCGGCGAGGTGACCGGTGAGCACCTGGCCGGACTCGCTCGGATCCGGGCGCGGGCCGAGGCCGGCCCGGGGGAGCAGGCGACCCGGGCGCAGCACGCCAGAGGGAAGCTGACGCCCCGGGAGCGGATCGCGCTGCTGCTGGACCCCGGCTCCTTCCAGGAGGTGGAGCAGCTGCGCCGGCACCGGGCGAGCGGCTTCGGGCTGGAGCACAAGCGGCCGTACACGGACGGTGTGATCACCGGCTGGGGCACGGTCGACGGCCGGACCGTCTTCGTCTACGCGCATGACTTCAGGATCTTCGGCGGCTCGCTCGGCGAGGCGCACGCCGCGAAGATCCACAAGATCATGGACATGGCGCTCTCGGCGGGCGCTCCGCTCGTGAGCCTCAACGACGGGGCCGGCGCGCGGATCCAGGAGGGCGTCTCCGCGCTGGCCGGCTACGGCGGGATCTTCCGCCGCGACACCCGTGCCTCGGGGGTGATCCCGCAGATCTCGGTGATGCTCGGCCCGTGCGCGGGCGGCGCGGCGTACTCGCCGGCGCTGACGGACTTCGTGTTCATGGTGCGCGAGACCGCGCAGATGTTCATCACCGGTCCCGACGTGGTCAGCGCCGTCACCGGCGCGCAGCTCACCCAGAACGCGGTGGGCGGCGCGGACGTGCACGCCACGACGTCCGGGGTGGCGCACTTCGTGTACGAGGACGAGGAGACCTGTCTGGCGGAAGTGCGCTACCTGCTCTCCCTGCTGCCCTCCAACAACCGGCAGAACCCGCCCGTCCACCCCTCGGACGACCCGCCGAACCGGCTCACCTCCACGCTCTACGACCTCGTGCCGCAGGACGGCAACCAGCCGTACGACATGCACAAGGTGATCGAGGAACTCGTCGACGACGGCGACTGGCTGGAGGTCCACGAGCGCTGGGCCCGGAACATCGTCTGCGGCCTCGCCCGGCTGGACGGCCGGGTGGTGGGCATCGTCGCCAACCAGCCGCAGACGCTGGCCGGCGTACTGGACATCGCGGCCTCGGAGAAGGCCGGCCGCTTCGTGACGATGTGCGACGCCTGCAGCATCCCGATCGTGACCCTGCTCGACGTGCCGGGCTTCCTGCCCGGGGCGGACCAGGAGCACGGCGGCATCATCCGCCACGGCGCGAAACTCCTCTACGCCTACTGCAACGCCACCGTCCCCAGGGTCTCGATCGTCCTGCGCAAGGCCTACGGCGGCGCGTACATCGTGCTGGACTCCCAGTCCATCGGCGCCGATCTGACCTTCGCCTGGCCGACCAACGAGATCGCCGTGATGGGCGCGGAAGGCGCGGCGGGCGTCATCTTCCGGCGCGACATGGCCGCGGCCGACGACCCCGACGCCAAGCGCGCCGAGATGGTCAAGCAGTACAAGTCCGAGCTGATGCACCCGTACTACGCGGCCGAGCGGGGCCTGGTCGACGACGTCATCGACCCGGCGGAAACCCGCGAGATCCTGATCCGCTCGCTCGCGATGCTCCGTACGAAGCACGCCGACCTGCCGTCGCGCAAGCACGGCAACCCGCCGCAGTGA